From one Lasioglossum baleicum chromosome 11, iyLasBale1, whole genome shotgun sequence genomic stretch:
- the Sw gene encoding cytoplasmic dynein 1 intermediate chain short wing isoform X24: MMSDRKAELERKKAKLQAIREEKERRKREKEMKDVEEATVRAAGTDKDHRKELDAMLSSLGVAPVSDVLSSLSSMNSLTPEQSANATPDASLQPSSINSAQSSAGRRKNRELTIVSVAHTNIPPKEPVLYNKQTQTIQTTHTSHDGYFEIDWWRPRKDEYNLNPGLEWEDEFAVLTFDDGQAEDEENSLPHMDGFQSKLPPGILPHGLPQVKEVQPAVTQVEQEKEKEIPKEVRELSEEEKQMIILSEDFQRFFDRTSRIVERALGESVDIYTDYAGNMDGEDGMDEKSHQRLWLNRSFFCDRWSRNRCVTSMDWSPQFPELLVASYNNNDDIPNDPDGVCLVWNTKFKKTTPEFIFHCQSPVLSVTFAKFHPNLILGGTYSGQIVLWDNRVQKRTPIQRTPLSANAHTHPVYCLNVVGAQNAHNLISISTDGKMCSWSLDMLSQPQERLELTTKQSKPIASTCLAFPQGDVNNFVVGSEEGTVYSACRHGTKAGVLETYEGHQGPVTGVSAHAEQAGIDFSHLFLTSSIDWTIKLWSLKENKPLYSFEHNGDYVYDVAWSPTHPALFAAVDDSGRLDLWNLNQDTEVPTASIMIDGCPALNRVSWTPSGLHVTVGDDTGKIWVYDVPEHLAHPRIDEWNKFLYTQQELRNNKADEELHKLNLRDQRP; the protein is encoded by the exons ATGATGTCGGATCGAAAAGCTGAACTGGAAAGGAAGAAGGCGAAGCTTCAAGCTATTAGAGAAGAAAAGGAGAGACGCAAGAGAGAAAAGGAAATGAAagat GTTGAGGAAGCTACGGTTCGTGCTGCTGGAACGGATAAAGATCACCGCAAGGAACTGGATGCTATGCTATCATCATTAGGTGTAGCTCCAGTGTCAG ATGTATTATCCAGTTTATCTAGTATGAATTCACTAACTCCAGAACAAAGCGCTAATGCTACTCCTGATGCTAGCTTACAACCATCTAGTATAAATTCTGCTCAAAG CAGTGCAGGAAGGAGAAAAAACCGTGAACTTACTATTGTCTCTGTGGCACATACTAATATTCCACCAAAGGAACCAGTGCTCTATAACAAACAAACTCAAACAATTCAGACAACGCACACATCTCATGACG GCTACTTTGAGATTGACTGGTGGCGTCCCAGGAAAG ACGAGTACAATCTAAATCCTGGTTTAGAATGGGAAGACGAATTCGCAG TTTTGACATTTGATGATGGCCAAGCTGAAGATGAAGAGAACAGTTTGCCGCATATGGATGGTTTCCAAAGTAAGCTTCCACCTGGGATTCTTCCGCATGGTTTGCCACAAGTGAAAGAAGTGCAGCCCGCCGTTACGCAAGtggagcaagaaaaagaaaaagagattcCTAAAGAAG TACGAGAACTTAGTGAAGAGGAGAAACAAATGATTATATTGTCCGAAGATTTCCAACGATTTTTTGATCGCACTAGTCGTATTGTAGAAAGGGCATTAGGCGAATCAGTCGACATTTATACGGATTATGCTGGAAATATGGATGGAGAGGATGGAAT GGATGAGAAAAGCCACCAGCGTTTATGGTTGAATCGATCGTTCTTTTGTGATCGATGGTCTCGTAATCGATGTGTAACATCAATGGATTGGTCACCTCAATTTCCAGAACTCCTCGTAGCCTCTTACAACAATAACGACGATATTCCGAATGATCCAGATGGAGTTTGTTTAGTTTGGAATACAAAGTTCAAGAAAACAACGCcagaatttatttttcattgtcagTCCCCAGTTTTATCGGTCACGTTTGCTAAATTTCATCCGAATCTAATCTTAGGAGGAACTTATTCCGGACAAATTGTCCTCTGGGATAATCGAGTGCAAAAGAGAACCCCTATTCAACGAACTCCGCTATCGGCAAATGCGCACACA CATCCCGTGTATTGCTTAAACGTTGTTGGAGCACAAAACGCACACAACTTGATAAGCATTTCAACTGATGGAAAAATGTGTTCCTGGAGTTTAGATATGTTATCGCAACCTCAAGAAAGACTTGAATTGACAACTAAACAGTCAAAACCCATCGCTTCTACTTGTTTAGCATTTCCACAAGGTGATGTTAATAATTTCGTTGTAGGCAGTGAAGAAGGAACTGTTTACTCAG CTTGTCGTCATGGCACGAAAGCGGGAGTACTAGAAACGTATGAGGGGCATCAAGGACCAGTTACTGGAGTCAGTGCGCACGCGGAACAAGCTGGAATAGATTTTTCCCACTTGTTCTTAACATCGTCCATTGATTGGACAATTAAGTTGTGGAGTCTCAAAGAAAATAAACCTCTATACTCTTTCGAACATAATGGCGACTACGTATATGACGTAGCTTGGTCTCCAACTCATCCGGCGCTGTTTGCCGCTGTAGATGACTCAGGAAGATTGGATTTATGGAATCTTAATCAAGACACAGAAGTACCTACCGCCAGTATCATGATTGATGGGTGTCCAGCTCTTAACAGAGTTTCGTGGACTCCAAGTGGTTTACATGTAACTGTAGGTGACGATACTGGAAAAATTTGGGTGTATGACGTTCCTGAG CATTTAGCGCATCCAAGAATTGATGAgtggaataaatttttatatacgCAACAAGAGTTGAGGAACAACAAAGCAGATGAAGAGTTACATAAACTTAATCTTAGGGACCAGCGGCCTTAA
- the Sw gene encoding cytoplasmic dynein 1 intermediate chain short wing isoform X13 — MMSDRKAELERKKAKLQAIREEKERRKREKEMKDVEEATVRAAGTDKDHRKELDAMLSSLGVAPVSDVLSSLSSMNSLTPEQSANATPDASLQPSSINSAQSSAGRRKNRELTIVSVAHTNIPPKEPVLYNKQTQTIQTTHTSHDGLSASSSAYTIYSSCSTSTPTHSYSAGYFEIDWWRPRKGGSAPNYLSHAFDYYAEDEENSLPHMDGFQSKLPPGILPHGLPQVKEVQPAVTQVEQEKEKEIPKEVRELSEEEKQMIILSEDFQRFFDRTSRIVERALGESVDIYTDYAGNMDGEDGMDEKSHQRLWLNRSFFCDRWSRNRCVTSMDWSPQFPELLVASYNNNDDIPNDPDGVCLVWNTKFKKTTPEFIFHCQSPVLSVTFAKFHPNLILGGTYSGQIVLWDNRVQKRTPIQRTPLSANAHTHPVYCLNVVGAQNAHNLISISTDGKMCSWSLDMLSQPQERLELTTKQSKPIASTCLAFPQGDVNNFVVGSEEGTVYSACRHGTKAGVLETYEGHQGPVTGVSAHAEQAGIDFSHLFLTSSIDWTIKLWSLKENKPLYSFEHNGDYVYDVAWSPTHPALFAAVDDSGRLDLWNLNQDTEVPTASIMIDGCPALNRVSWTPSGLHVTVGDDTGKIWVYDVPEHLAHPRIDEWNKFLYTQQELRNNKADEELHKLNLRDQRP; from the exons ATGATGTCGGATCGAAAAGCTGAACTGGAAAGGAAGAAGGCGAAGCTTCAAGCTATTAGAGAAGAAAAGGAGAGACGCAAGAGAGAAAAGGAAATGAAagat GTTGAGGAAGCTACGGTTCGTGCTGCTGGAACGGATAAAGATCACCGCAAGGAACTGGATGCTATGCTATCATCATTAGGTGTAGCTCCAGTGTCAG ATGTATTATCCAGTTTATCTAGTATGAATTCACTAACTCCAGAACAAAGCGCTAATGCTACTCCTGATGCTAGCTTACAACCATCTAGTATAAATTCTGCTCAAAG CAGTGCAGGAAGGAGAAAAAACCGTGAACTTACTATTGTCTCTGTGGCACATACTAATATTCCACCAAAGGAACCAGTGCTCTATAACAAACAAACTCAAACAATTCAGACAACGCACACATCTCATGACG GACTGTCCGCATCTTCTTCCGCATACACCATCTACTCCTCCTGTTCAACATCAACACCAACTCACTCTTACTCCGCAGGCTACTTTGAGATTGACTGGTGGCGTCCCAGGAAAGGTGGGTCTGCACCAAACTACCTAT CTCATGCATTCGACTATTACG CTGAAGATGAAGAGAACAGTTTGCCGCATATGGATGGTTTCCAAAGTAAGCTTCCACCTGGGATTCTTCCGCATGGTTTGCCACAAGTGAAAGAAGTGCAGCCCGCCGTTACGCAAGtggagcaagaaaaagaaaaagagattcCTAAAGAAG TACGAGAACTTAGTGAAGAGGAGAAACAAATGATTATATTGTCCGAAGATTTCCAACGATTTTTTGATCGCACTAGTCGTATTGTAGAAAGGGCATTAGGCGAATCAGTCGACATTTATACGGATTATGCTGGAAATATGGATGGAGAGGATGGAAT GGATGAGAAAAGCCACCAGCGTTTATGGTTGAATCGATCGTTCTTTTGTGATCGATGGTCTCGTAATCGATGTGTAACATCAATGGATTGGTCACCTCAATTTCCAGAACTCCTCGTAGCCTCTTACAACAATAACGACGATATTCCGAATGATCCAGATGGAGTTTGTTTAGTTTGGAATACAAAGTTCAAGAAAACAACGCcagaatttatttttcattgtcagTCCCCAGTTTTATCGGTCACGTTTGCTAAATTTCATCCGAATCTAATCTTAGGAGGAACTTATTCCGGACAAATTGTCCTCTGGGATAATCGAGTGCAAAAGAGAACCCCTATTCAACGAACTCCGCTATCGGCAAATGCGCACACA CATCCCGTGTATTGCTTAAACGTTGTTGGAGCACAAAACGCACACAACTTGATAAGCATTTCAACTGATGGAAAAATGTGTTCCTGGAGTTTAGATATGTTATCGCAACCTCAAGAAAGACTTGAATTGACAACTAAACAGTCAAAACCCATCGCTTCTACTTGTTTAGCATTTCCACAAGGTGATGTTAATAATTTCGTTGTAGGCAGTGAAGAAGGAACTGTTTACTCAG CTTGTCGTCATGGCACGAAAGCGGGAGTACTAGAAACGTATGAGGGGCATCAAGGACCAGTTACTGGAGTCAGTGCGCACGCGGAACAAGCTGGAATAGATTTTTCCCACTTGTTCTTAACATCGTCCATTGATTGGACAATTAAGTTGTGGAGTCTCAAAGAAAATAAACCTCTATACTCTTTCGAACATAATGGCGACTACGTATATGACGTAGCTTGGTCTCCAACTCATCCGGCGCTGTTTGCCGCTGTAGATGACTCAGGAAGATTGGATTTATGGAATCTTAATCAAGACACAGAAGTACCTACCGCCAGTATCATGATTGATGGGTGTCCAGCTCTTAACAGAGTTTCGTGGACTCCAAGTGGTTTACATGTAACTGTAGGTGACGATACTGGAAAAATTTGGGTGTATGACGTTCCTGAG CATTTAGCGCATCCAAGAATTGATGAgtggaataaatttttatatacgCAACAAGAGTTGAGGAACAACAAAGCAGATGAAGAGTTACATAAACTTAATCTTAGGGACCAGCGGCCTTAA
- the Sw gene encoding cytoplasmic dynein 1 intermediate chain short wing isoform X39: MMSDRKAELERKKAKLQAIREEKERRKREKEMKDVEEATVRAAGTDKDHRKELDAMLSSLGVAPVSDVLSSLSSMNSLTPEQSANATPDASLQPSSINSAQSSAGRRKNRELTIVSVAHTNIPPKEPVLYNKQTQTIQTTHTSHDGYFEIDWWRPRKAHAFDYYAEDEENSLPHMDGFQSKLPPGILPHGLPQVKEVQPAVTQVEQEKEKEIPKEVRELSEEEKQMIILSEDFQRFFDRTSRIVERALGESVDIYTDYAGNMDGEDGMDEKSHQRLWLNRSFFCDRWSRNRCVTSMDWSPQFPELLVASYNNNDDIPNDPDGVCLVWNTKFKKTTPEFIFHCQSPVLSVTFAKFHPNLILGGTYSGQIVLWDNRVQKRTPIQRTPLSANAHTHPVYCLNVVGAQNAHNLISISTDGKMCSWSLDMLSQPQERLELTTKQSKPIASTCLAFPQGDVNNFVVGSEEGTVYSACRHGTKAGVLETYEGHQGPVTGVSAHAEQAGIDFSHLFLTSSIDWTIKLWSLKENKPLYSFEHNGDYVYDVAWSPTHPALFAAVDDSGRLDLWNLNQDTEVPTASIMIDGCPALNRVSWTPSGLHVTVGDDTGKIWVYDVPEHLAHPRIDEWNKFLYTQQELRNNKADEELHKLNLRDQRP, translated from the exons ATGATGTCGGATCGAAAAGCTGAACTGGAAAGGAAGAAGGCGAAGCTTCAAGCTATTAGAGAAGAAAAGGAGAGACGCAAGAGAGAAAAGGAAATGAAagat GTTGAGGAAGCTACGGTTCGTGCTGCTGGAACGGATAAAGATCACCGCAAGGAACTGGATGCTATGCTATCATCATTAGGTGTAGCTCCAGTGTCAG ATGTATTATCCAGTTTATCTAGTATGAATTCACTAACTCCAGAACAAAGCGCTAATGCTACTCCTGATGCTAGCTTACAACCATCTAGTATAAATTCTGCTCAAAG CAGTGCAGGAAGGAGAAAAAACCGTGAACTTACTATTGTCTCTGTGGCACATACTAATATTCCACCAAAGGAACCAGTGCTCTATAACAAACAAACTCAAACAATTCAGACAACGCACACATCTCATGACG GCTACTTTGAGATTGACTGGTGGCGTCCCAGGAAAG CTCATGCATTCGACTATTACG CTGAAGATGAAGAGAACAGTTTGCCGCATATGGATGGTTTCCAAAGTAAGCTTCCACCTGGGATTCTTCCGCATGGTTTGCCACAAGTGAAAGAAGTGCAGCCCGCCGTTACGCAAGtggagcaagaaaaagaaaaagagattcCTAAAGAAG TACGAGAACTTAGTGAAGAGGAGAAACAAATGATTATATTGTCCGAAGATTTCCAACGATTTTTTGATCGCACTAGTCGTATTGTAGAAAGGGCATTAGGCGAATCAGTCGACATTTATACGGATTATGCTGGAAATATGGATGGAGAGGATGGAAT GGATGAGAAAAGCCACCAGCGTTTATGGTTGAATCGATCGTTCTTTTGTGATCGATGGTCTCGTAATCGATGTGTAACATCAATGGATTGGTCACCTCAATTTCCAGAACTCCTCGTAGCCTCTTACAACAATAACGACGATATTCCGAATGATCCAGATGGAGTTTGTTTAGTTTGGAATACAAAGTTCAAGAAAACAACGCcagaatttatttttcattgtcagTCCCCAGTTTTATCGGTCACGTTTGCTAAATTTCATCCGAATCTAATCTTAGGAGGAACTTATTCCGGACAAATTGTCCTCTGGGATAATCGAGTGCAAAAGAGAACCCCTATTCAACGAACTCCGCTATCGGCAAATGCGCACACA CATCCCGTGTATTGCTTAAACGTTGTTGGAGCACAAAACGCACACAACTTGATAAGCATTTCAACTGATGGAAAAATGTGTTCCTGGAGTTTAGATATGTTATCGCAACCTCAAGAAAGACTTGAATTGACAACTAAACAGTCAAAACCCATCGCTTCTACTTGTTTAGCATTTCCACAAGGTGATGTTAATAATTTCGTTGTAGGCAGTGAAGAAGGAACTGTTTACTCAG CTTGTCGTCATGGCACGAAAGCGGGAGTACTAGAAACGTATGAGGGGCATCAAGGACCAGTTACTGGAGTCAGTGCGCACGCGGAACAAGCTGGAATAGATTTTTCCCACTTGTTCTTAACATCGTCCATTGATTGGACAATTAAGTTGTGGAGTCTCAAAGAAAATAAACCTCTATACTCTTTCGAACATAATGGCGACTACGTATATGACGTAGCTTGGTCTCCAACTCATCCGGCGCTGTTTGCCGCTGTAGATGACTCAGGAAGATTGGATTTATGGAATCTTAATCAAGACACAGAAGTACCTACCGCCAGTATCATGATTGATGGGTGTCCAGCTCTTAACAGAGTTTCGTGGACTCCAAGTGGTTTACATGTAACTGTAGGTGACGATACTGGAAAAATTTGGGTGTATGACGTTCCTGAG CATTTAGCGCATCCAAGAATTGATGAgtggaataaatttttatatacgCAACAAGAGTTGAGGAACAACAAAGCAGATGAAGAGTTACATAAACTTAATCTTAGGGACCAGCGGCCTTAA